TCGGCATTGGATGACACTCATCAGTAACCAACCAACCTAGCCGGAAAACCATAAAATTTTTATTTCCCTACACTATCAATTTGCAACCTGGTTTGCCATCTATTTTTGAGGGGTTTTTTCGATAAAATCGGGACGGTGGGGTAGGGTGTCGCAAAACAACTGTTTTACGACAGTATGGTGGCAACCAGTTGATGTATATCCCTTTGACATATCCTAAAGATATGCTACTATTGGATATACCTGAGACCCATAGATAATGAAAGGATACCTATGGAACAAACTACTATCTTTAAAAGCAATCGCAGCCAGGCAGTAAGATTACCTAAAGCGGTAGCCTTGCCTGATGATGTGAAACGGGTTGATATAGTCGCTATAGGTCGAACTCGTATCATTACTCCTGCTGGAGAAATATGGGACACCTGGTTTGATGGGCCACCTGCTGATAACGATTTCATGGCCATACGTGAACAATCAACCGATCAGATTCGCGAGGAATTTTGATGCTTCAGTATCTGCTTGATACCAATATCTGTATATTCACCATTAAAAACAAACCTCGTGAAGTCTGTGACACTTTCAAATATCATCATGGGCAGATTTGTATCAGCTCTATTACGTTGATGGAGCTTATTTACGGTGCTGAAAAATCGGCAAATAAAAAAAAGAACCTAGATATTATAGAAGGCTTCTCAGCACGTCTTGAGGTGCTCACTTATGATGCTTCGGCTGCTCAGCATAGCGGTCAACTCAGAGCTGAATTAGCCAGGAACGGTAAGAGTATAGGGCCTTACGACCAGATGATTGCAGGGCATGCTCGCTCTAAAGGGTTGATCATAGTGACTAACAACCTACGTGAATTTGAACGTGTCCCAGGTCTACGATCCGTAGACTGGACCCCTTCAGGTGATGGCCCCATGGAGTGATCGGCTAAAAGCTGGATTCACGCAATAAGCGCAACACGGCGTCCGGTATAAATTTCTATTGGTGTTATGATCTTCAAGTGGTGGATCAACTCGATGGGCTAAATTGGGTTTTCTACGACTCTTATCCAGCAGGGCTTCAACGCCACCCTCAGCCACTGCTTCCTGGTCCCGATAAAAGTTCTCTCTAGAATAACCCATGATCTTACAAGCTTTGGATATATTTCCTAGCTCTTCAGCAAGATTCAGTAGCCCAACTTTATTTTTAATGAGTTTTTCAGTACTGTACAGCATGAGGTTATTCTGCTTAATTTGATGTTGTTTAGTGTGTGCAACTATCGAAACGGATAACCGTTGTTGCGGAACGCTGGATACGAATATCGCTATCCGAACGCTGCTCGCCGAAAAAAACCGGCTGTACTGCTGGGCTGGTGGCGCCATTATCGCTGATAGTGAGGTGGAGGCTGAATACCAAGAGACCTTTGATAAGCTGAATAAAATCTTACCGCTACTGAAGTTTGGGGAGCTGAGAAACAGAAAACTGGCTTAACCGGACAATTTAAATGCCAATAACCGTTAATTTTCTGGTATCGTTCAGCAGAGTCTCCTCCTATTTCAAACCGGAAAAACAAGGAACTGTTAGCTAAAGTATGAACTACTACCTGTTAGGGATGTTAGCGCTCCTAGTGATCAATTTCCAAGCACACGGGATCAAGGATACCTCTGCGAGTGTGTCGACCCAAACGCCTGAAATTATCATGGTGCCTCAGCAGAACAGTGTGCAGTTTATGCGCCGTGTTAAGTGCTCTATAAAAATGAAATGCAATGAGTTATGCTAAAGATATGAATTTTCACTCTGCATGCTGTTGCCCAATGAAATTGTCCATAAAATTGACAGAAACTGAGCGCTTTACATTACAACAACTATCTTTAAACCATCATTATAGAGAGAC
This genomic stretch from unidentified bacterial endosymbiont harbors:
- the vapC gene encoding type II toxin-antitoxin system tRNA(fMet)-specific endonuclease VapC, with protein sequence MLQYLLDTNICIFTIKNKPREVCDTFKYHHGQICISSITLMELIYGAEKSANKKKNLDIIEGFSARLEVLTYDASAAQHSGQLRAELARNGKSIGPYDQMIAGHARSKGLIIVTNNLREFERVPGLRSVDWTPSGDGPME
- the vapB gene encoding type II toxin-antitoxin system VapB family antitoxin, which codes for MEQTTIFKSNRSQAVRLPKAVALPDDVKRVDIVAIGRTRIITPAGEIWDTWFDGPPADNDFMAIREQSTDQIREEF